The DNA sequence ATGACTCTGCCGAGCCCAGGATTAGCATGTAGATGTCTTGTGAAGCATCGAACTCTAACGCTGTTACCATTCGGATTACTCAGAATCTTCGTGTCAGGTACCATGTGGAAGGAGAGAGCGTTAGCGAGGGAACCTTAGCTGAAGGTTAGTGTCATATTAAGCGTACAGCAACCAGTACCAAGCGTGTAAGAAAACcaatacaaaaagaaagagggCATATTAATGAGTACCATCTAGTTCTATTTTTGATTTTACTGGCATAGAACCCCAATGCAGTGTCCATTATTTAGTTTAATTCATTCGTCACAGTTACGAAGTGGCAGGAGAGAGGAACAGAACTTTCGTTCCAATTGACACCTAACCCCTATGCAATACGACGAAAATTACAAGGACGGCCTCAAAATCGGGTTCACCCTACACTGCTTTTGCTTTTGTGCCTTACTGATCTTTCCAGGTAAAGTGTCAGGAGTCTGGCTGGGTACttcttgaaataataaatacagACAGTGGTCGGGCAGCAAAGACAACGCAATCACtatcagttttttgtttttttttgtagagaTTCTTGAATACAATGAAGAACGAAATCAGTGGGAATCAATGGAGGAGAAACTTACACTTGTCAGGTGTGGCAATGATCTCAGACTCTTAGTTCATAAAAACCTATCCAAATTCTTGAAGACTTAATTCAGCGTGTCACGTGAAGAAATGTATGCTACGGGcttaattcttttgtttcgttttagGAATGTGATGAAGAAAGTGGTGCGGAAAATGCTTTATTGCGCTTAGAGAATGATATATTGTCTGGATTAATTAGCTGTTTTGATACAGATTCTTATTCAAGTTAAAACTTAAACTAAGTTAGATTACGTTTTCTAAAGCTGTGTTCACAATAAAGCCGAAACATGATTAGGGTAAACATGTTTCGCCTAGACATGTTTGTTATGGAATTGTTCACATCAGATGTCGgtttctcaaattcattaataattcatagagagaaaacaaaggaaatcactaccgtgaaggaggtttggatatgtgatcctaactatcataaaattcagtgaacttttgcttacattttctccaagaatgctttgagaagctatatcaaacactcgaaagtgTCGTAGAATGGAGCTGGAAATTACTGTAACAGTTGTATTCATTCTTTGGGTTAGTGTCAGTTTTCAAGCCCTTCGGTGGAGGAAGGCTACGCAGCATTTAACGAGGAGACGGCACTTGCGCTTTCGTCGGTACAAGACATTCCGCTTTTCGACAAGCTCAGCAATTTATAGCGCTTGTTGGATTGAgtttttttgctatttcacAAGGACTTGCGGCCGGGTTTCTGCGTCCACGCACTATTTGGGCACTCGCCTCCTCTCCGCATCcacccgccattttgaacgTGTTTGGTCtgattataattattgatacTACCTCGCGAGGTTGTTTCAGTCATGCTCAGAATAATCATGTTTCAACCGTGATTCGCGCTATGCACTATCTGATGTGAACTATTTTCGTAACGAAACATGTTTGATCGCGTGGTCAGACTAACCATGTTTCCGCCCAGTGTGAACACAGCTTAAGACGACTCAGAGCGACTTGCAATTAgacttttgatattttcagcgtTCAACTTCTTTTTAACTAAGAACGAGTTCAAGCAATTCCTAATTTTACTGAGCTATTCTTTAATCTGACTTCTTCTAGCGTTGCCATGTTTTGTCATCTGTCTAGTGTTTGAGTCCGGCCATTGTGTTACATTGTGATAAAATGTTACAGTCAGTTAGAAATGAACCTATACTGAAATGCGAGCCGTTAACATTTGTATAACGAATGAAGTATATATAGGAACCCAAACTCGCACCACTTCTGCTTTTTGAATAAAACACACCAGGGAAAAATGAGAGGCATACTGGTTGTCACAAATTAAAGTGGGAAAAGCAGATTACTCCCATTCACAGGAGACCCTCGTAGGTCATATTTGCAAAACAGAGATAACGCGTCTGTTTGATCTCTGAATTCGCAGACTAATTATATCATCGTAGTGATGTCTTTCTTCTCTGTTTCGTTGTagtattaaaataatgaagGTAAATTTTTtgccaacattttttttctcggtAAAATGATAGTGTTATAATATTGAACTAATTATTATACAATAAGTGttaatttcattgtttctATGGGTCGCACTCGTTGCACAAGCAGTTGTGATCTCCTTTCAACCCCTTGATATATACTGATAGTGCCGCGACAGAGCAATGAATATAACGAAGTTTTACACATCGATCACAGTTTAACAGCAACAGCATGTGATATGTCGCATTGAAATAGTGTCTTGTCATTTGCTGCCAGTCGTTAATTACAAGAATGAATAAATTTTGACAAGAGTGAGAAGTAGGCTGTAGGTGGAGTCATGAAAAGCATAAACAAGCCTTTAAATAAAAACTGCAATACAACGGGGAGTAAGATTACTACTGAATCTTTTGCTCTCTGATGAAACCATAGACATCCCTTGAGGAATCCTTTCCAATAGAAATTTAACACCTGGAATCATTAGCAATTAATGCAATGTGATTTATTTTCCAAATGAAAACCTTTACGCTGAATACCAACACTCGCCGGCCCTCGTTATCGGCTACAAAGGATAGTTAAACGTTGTTAAACCTCTTTAGCCGAAGCGCTGGACGTTGAGGGTTCTCGTTTGTGGATCATATTGGCCTACGTCAAGACTTTGGGAGGAGTACCCATTTGACTTTACCACTTATTGTTTTTGAGCATAGTTGGTGAGTAAAACATCGTGTGAGTCTGGGTTATTCCTCTGTCTGCTGCATTATTGAAGAGTTAAACAGGCTTTGCCTTGGTATTCAAAGATTTGAGCGCAATATAAAACATGTTCATACTCTTCTGGCTCTTTGCTTGTGCCTTTCTTACCTAAAAGTACCGAATTTATCCCCTGCTTTAGCTTTAGGATAACTATTTTGAATGTTATAACAAGCAAAGCAGAAAGGTTTTAAGTTTCCCAAGACTAGCCTCTGTCCAAATTAAACCCGAAAATGAACTACGACTATGATAAGTTCGTACACTGTTGGTGGACCTGTGCATCACAGATAGATCAATTCATctttgctgttgttattggcTTCGCGCGTTGTCGCATTCTCTGAACTCAGTCAGCTATTTTAACTATACATTTACATACTTCGTAGTGCATTGATCTCGTAGTGCATTGATCTCGCAACGAATATCGTTCCCCAACTGAAGAAAGTACTCTCTATAAATGCACAATCCAGTCTTGGGCACTTCTAAATTGATCTGAGCGCTATTTAAACGTCCAAACCTCGTGTAACTGTACTCAACCTCCTGTCGTATAGTTATGAAGTTTTTCATTGGACTTAAGTTTCTTGACGGTTTTGACCGATTCTAGTTTGGTTAATTGTAGGCATGGGAAACAGGCAATCAGTCAAGGGTAAAACACCAATCAAATCGGTACCAATGCGAAGTGGAGAACAACCTCGAGGGAAAATGCTTTACGGTGCCAAAGaggttcttcttcttcatgtGTCCAGTTCGACACAGTTAAAAGTTGTGAGAAATTTTCGCGATGCTCTTTCCTCTAAGGCTAAAGGAAAAATTACTGTGATGGATTTCATAAATATCGCAGACGATGAAGTACCGCGAGGGCGTGCATGGCTTGAGCAAGTGAATAGTGTTGTTTTACTGTGCTTAACTTTGGAATCCATCGGCCAGTTTACGAAGGTTGTCCTCGAGAAGGGGTTTGCTGACGAAAATGGTAATCTTCACCCGAAAGTATTTAGCATATCTTTTGGAGAAAAACTTTTGGAGTGGCCACCAAAAGGACTGAAAACAAGATCCAGAGATGCAAGGGATTTCCACTTCGGATTTACAGATCTAGACAACCTTCGACCACAAGATTTTGAAAGATCATTGAGGATGGACTCTCTTATAGCATCCATAAGACTAACGGATTGAACAGAACTGTTCGAGGAAACTCTGTTGGGCCGCTACGTTGGTGTCCACTCAGTTAAGTAAATCATCTTTCAAAGTGTAAGTGAAATCTCGAGTATTTAACGAGCATGAAGGTCATCGCAATAAACCGACTATTTCGTGAATAGTCAGCTTCGGTCGGTagattttgttcttgttgttgtacACCTCTTTCACCATTCATTTTGTTGCGGGTTAAAAGAAATGCAACCTGGCGTAAGAAAGTCATTGGAACCGCGGGTGCTGAGGAAGCCGGTCTGAGGTTTCAAACTGGTTTGTAGTACTGTTATTGGACTCCTTAAATTAAGTCTCGCATAGTGCACTATTTATCGTATCTCATCAGGCGAGTGACTGAATATTTTTCAGTGCCAGATTAGCGAATTCGAAATAATCCTAAACATGatggaaagaagaaaaattacgTTAGTTCGCATTTGCTAGTTACTGTTAAACAAACTGCACCAGGTTTCAAGTTAATTCTCTTTCGTATAATGCTCCGCCCTGCGGGATTCAGATTGCATTCTTCACGGCTAGTCACCAGGTCATCACGGTTTAAAGATCattgttatgcaaatcagaACCGCATATAAAGGCCCATGTGGTCTTCACAAGTCGTCTTTTTTTCGCGTGCAAGCCAGGTCATCATGCCTTTTCCATCTTCCGTAGGGAAGGACCTTCCCTTGTTGGAGGAGAATAGCGATTTATCTATCCTTTCTGTCCGAGATTCATCTAGCGGACATGAAATAGAGGAGGCTCCGGTTGCGACCGGGTTTCAAGCTCACCTGTTTGAGTCCAAACTCGACACGTTAACTAATTCCATGCTGAAGATGTCGGATTCTTTAGCGCGTCTTGCTCGACCGCATGAAGCTCTCTTAGATTCCGAGGAAGAAGATGCTCTTCGTGAAGAAGGTGGACAGAGTGAATTTGACCCCACCGAACGTATTCTCTCGCAAGAAATTAACCTTGAATCGAGCGAACTTCCTTACGAGGACCTGTTCAAGGACACGGAGGACTGTGGAGCGAAGGTCAATGAAGGTGTCGCCAAGCGTGTAAATAGTGCTTGTACCAAGAGACCTGCCAAAGAgcagttttctttaattcagaAGAAGTACCTTCGACCAGAAAATTGCGATTTTCTCAAAGCCCCTCGGGTGAATCCTGAGTTATGGGACGATTTACAAGACAAGACCAAAAGTCGTGAATGTTCCTTTCAGTCGTTCCAGAAGAATTTGATCAAGGGTATAACACCGGTGGTGCAGTTAGCAAGTAAAGTTGTCGACgccaagaaaagcaaagaagataCCATTTCCTTAAATGATGTTTACGACCTTACTGTCGACGCTCTTACTTTGCTGGGGAATTCTGTTTACGAATTTTCTATGAAGCGAAGGGAAATGTTAAAGTCTGAGGTTGCCCCAGCGTACAAATCTTTGTGTCACGAATCACAGCCAATTACCACGATGTTGTTTGGCGATGAGTTACCTCGGAGTATTCGCAACATCTCGCAAGTTAAGCGGATGGCAGCTAAAAGTATAGGTCATAATCGGCGTAAAGTGAGTTCTTCATCGTCGACCTACACTAATTTCAGAAGTCCTCGTCCTAATACGAGTGGTTCTCGCCGATTTGGTAATCAAGGCAGGTGTAATTTAAACTTCAAGCGCCATTACGAGTACCGCAAGCCTCCATATCAGAGAAACCAGTCACCCACACGTCATCCTCCAAAGAGCTCCGGTACAACAACGAAACTACAATGAATTTGTCAGCTCCAAACGCCTATCCTCAGGTAGGTGGCCGTTTGGCGCAATTTTACTGTTCTTGGAGTAATTTTACTTCTGATATTTGGGTTCTACAAGCCGTGAGGGGCTATAAGATTGAATTTGTCTGTGAACCCTTTCAAGTTAATAAACCTCATGGGATTGTTTTTTCTGACGAGGAAAAGAAACTCATTGATCTCGAAGTTCAGAAGTTACAAAAAGGTGCTATTAGACGCGCCTCATTTGACCCAAGACAATTCATTTCTAACTTGTTTATTATACCAAAGAAGTGTGGCGATCTTAGGCCTGTTATTAATTTGAAACCTCTCAATGAATTTGTGCAATACCATCATTTTAAGATGGAGGGATTAAACACTCTATTGGACCTTTTGTCAGGTTCTGAATTCTTTACTACAATTGATCTTAAAGATGCGTACTTTTCGATACCCATTCATGCGGACCACTACAAGTATTTAAGATTTGAGTGGAACTCGACTCTCtttgaattcatttgtttGCCCTTCGGGCTTTCTTCGGCTCCAAGAGTTTTCACCAAGGTGCTGAAGCCTTTTGTTGCGTCAATTCGTAACAAAGGAATAAGACTGGTCATTTATCTTGATGATATGGCCATTATCAGCTCCTCTCGTGAACTTTCTTCCCAAGAGGCTGCTATTGTTGTTCAAATCCTAGAGTCCTTAGGATTTATTATCAACAGGGAAAAATCGGTTCTTATTCCCTGACAAAAGATCGTATTTTTGGGTTACGTAATTGACTCAGTGGCGATGACTGTTTCTCTTCCAGAGGAGAAGTTGAATAAGTTAAAAGAGCAAACATTGTCTTTGTCGCGGAAACCGCAATGTTCTATTCGTGAACTAGCACATGTTATTGGACTAATCGTTTCCTCCTTTCCTGCCATTAAACCAGCCAGGCTTTACTACCGTGATCTTGAAGTCTGCAACATAGCAGCTTTGAGTAGCAGTGATGGAGACTATAAtgcaattgtttatttgtccCAGCTTGCCAGAGATAGTCTACGGTGGTTTGTTGTTAACAGTCATTTATATAACGGTACTAGGATTTCAAAACCATCAAAAGTGATGACTATGACTACAGATGCATCCCGTTTAGGATGGGCTGTGGTCTGTGATGGAGTTTCAAGTAGTGGTCTGTGGTCCTCAAAGGAGCAAGCGATGCATATTAATTGGCTTGAACTTTCTGCAGTTCTTTTCGgtgtgaaatgttttgttcattCACACAACTGCCTCGTCAAAGTATTTTGTGACAATAGCACTGCTGTAACATATATTAACAATTTGGGAGGAATGGTTCCTAGCCTCCATGCAGTTTCCAAATCTATTTGGGAATGGTGCTTTGCACATCACTGTGTGTTAGAGGCATTTCATATTCCAGGTAGTTCAAATTTACAGGCTGATTCACTTTCTCGGCAGTATAATCGAAACCTTGAGTGGAAACTTCATCCAACCGTGTTCAAGTGGATTTCAAATTCATTATTTGTCCCAGATATAGATTTGTTTGCATCGCGTCTCAATTTTCAAACGAGCGTTTATGTTTCATGGTGCCCGGATCCAGGAGCCTGGGCTGTAgatgccttttctttttgctggaGGGAATTCAAACCTTATATTTTCCCTCCTTTCAGTTTGTTAGGCAGAATCCTAACAAAGCTCAAGGTGGAGGAAGTTCCAGATGCTCTAGTCATAGCACCTTGGTGGCCAACAGCACATTGGTACCCACCGCTCCTCCAATTATTGGTCCAGCGTCCTATTCTTCTACCCCAGTGGGACGAGCTCCTAACTCTGCCTCAGGAGGATTTTATTCACCCTCTCAAAGATGTAATGCGCCTAGCCGCGTGGCATGTATCCGGGATAACCTACAGGTCAGAGGAATTTCTCCAAGGGCAGCCAGCTATGTGCTCAAGTCATGGCGTCCAGGGACAGAAAAGCAGTACTCAGCGGCttggaaatgtttttgttgctggtgTGATCGGAAACAGAGAGATCCTCTTCAAGCAGATCTAGGAACAGTTTGCGATTTTCTCACAGAACAATTTGAGGACTCTAAAAAGTCATATAGTACAATTAATTCTTACAGATCTGCACTATCCTCTATGTTATTACCTGTAGATGGATATTCTGTGGGCGAGCATCCAATTATTGCTCGCTTACTTAAGGGGATGTTCCATATCCGTCCCCCTGAGCCAAGGTATAGTTTTACCTGGGATGTTAAtgttttgttgactttttttagAGTCATGGTTTCCTCTGTCAGTCTTAGAACTTAAGCAGTTAACACTTAAAACAGCCGCTTTAGTGGCCCTAGTTTCGGCTCAAAGAAGCCAAACGTTGTCGGCATTGAGTATAGATTTTATGAATTCAACTGCCACTGGTACCCAATTTGTAGTTAATAGCCTCTTGAAGTCATCCAGACCTGGGAAGTCTTCTTTGATGGTTTCATTGCTAGCTTTTCCCGAGAATGAAAAACGCTGGCACTTTTGCCAAGTTCTATCAAAGAGAAACATCTTCTGTTGGCCAATTTGCCCAGGCTGTTCTCACACTGTAGTCTTTCAGATTGACGCTGTGTCTTTGTCTCACGAATAAAGTGCTCTCTGGAGAAGCATTCATTGTTTGATGCTGTATATTGCGCTCGGGAGTCTACTTTGAATTATGCAATCTGAATCCCGCAGGGCGGAGCATTATACGAAAGAGAatataaaattagacaaaggtTACTAACCTGTAGGATAATTGTGATTCTCTAAGTATAATGCGGAGCACCAGGGATTCAGATCCCTCCCTTTGGGTTGCCCCTCGCGCATACTTTGTTTCAGGTATTGCCCGCTCAAAAGACGACTTGTGAAGACCACATGGGCCTTTATATGCGGTtctgatttgcataacaatGATCTTTAAACCGTGATGACCTGGTGACTAGCCGTGAAGAATGCAATCTGAATCCCTGGTGCTCCGCATTATACTCAGAGAATCACAATTATCCTACAGGTTAGTAacctttgtctaattttatattttggttGAATTCATCTTGATTTCCTTCATTACCTCTATCAAAAGGAAGATCGTTCGACGATTATGACGGAGGGTCTAATCCGCAGGTCGGAGGTCACGAACATAATAACTCGAAAATTCCTCCCCATTTCCTGCTCTGACAAGCAAGTAACAATTCACTGGTGTAAAGGAACATTTGTTTTCTGGCTCTAAAAAGTTTCTTCCATATCTTTTCAATACTTAGTAAAGAACACGACAGTCGTTTCTTAACAGATTTGTACAGCATCCAAAAGTCTGATGGGTCTCTTTTTTAACAGGGACTTAAAATAATTTCGTTAAACAACAATGACTATTATTAACACAATGTCAGGAGCTGATCGACTCCCGCACAATGTCTAAAGTCGTAATTGACTTTCCTTAACTAATATTATTTCCTGCAGAAAAATTCTCAGGAATTGGAGAAAAATGACGTGGAATGACGTACTGACACGAAAAACGTCTTATAAGAAATGTACCGTCTTAACCGAAAACCTGCAGTTGATCAACTTAAATCCgaaaaaacacttaaaaataGATTCAATATGGACGTGTAACGTTCTCCCAAAGTACAGAGGAACAACAGCTCGGCCAACTAAATGCGCTTCTATCAAAATTCATGCCGTTTGAGTTCTCTTATAATGGTCAGTGGACTAACTACGGAACATTGTATGTCCTCATACACCACATACTTACTTAAAGGAAAGTGTCGTGAAAGTATTTATGTGATAGATCGTCGTTAAAAGGATGACTCCAAAGGACCtcattaatatttaaataacTGACGTCAGACACTGTATTCCGAAAATATGTTCGGCAGCTCTTGAAAATGGCACCGAAATATGGTGTCAATCGATCGTGAAATCATCGTTTCAAAGCTAATTTTTTCAGCAAGATGTCAAAAACTCTGTAGTAAGGTTTCAAAGGTTTATTTATAGTTATGTTTTGGTGCGGTGAATGCCCTCTCTCAAAGTGTAAAtccaattattttttttttcagttcaaaatctttctttttgattacatgAATATTGTCATTTGATTATTGTGTCACTTTATTTCGGCGCCATTTTTGAAAGCTGCCGAACATATCTTCGGATTACGGTATCTGACGTCAGTGATTTGAAAGTTGATCATACTGATCACCATCTCAGAAATAGTGCTACAGATCTGACACTTCCTAAACCGAAGAGAGAGTTTCTACAAAGAAGTTTTAAATATAGCGGCGCAATGCTTTGGAACCAACTCCCAAATGAAGCAAAACTAGCGCAATCGATATATTCGTTTAATAAATGTATCAAAACGTAATTGGGTCATGCCATGCCTTTTACTTAGTTTACTTAGTTTTAATTAATATATTGTAGCTgaatttttgtagttttagatttatcatattattattcatgtaCTTAGTTTAGAAGGCCaagtaaaaaaggaaaacgatGTTTCTCGTCCCCGCCtgcttcattttttagcgccacctctctttttttattattttttatgagcAACGTTTTTAACATTAAGAAGGTGTTCTTATAACATCAAATATGTGTAAAGCCCATCGCTACTGTGTAAacaccaaaataatgtaaattttcactgtcaaCCCTTGTTGtgtatcaaaattaaacaaacttgatgtttcgttttattaatatttgaccTAAGAGCTCCAACGTATCCCTGGGGGAAGGTAATAATGTGTAAAGAAAGCATGCAATAGGagataataaataacaaaaaaaatctgccCGCCCGCCTCTTTTTTTATAGAAATCCGGACgagaaacatctttttttctttacttggCCTAATAGTTCAGTTTTTATAATCTTAGACCTACGATATAAATATGAATCTTGTATTATTAGTTTTAGTGTCTTTTAATGCCTTAGGATTTCCGGTAAAATATTGTTCTGCTCCACTGAGCACAAACCAGCTGCGTAGCACGTgacatttttgtacattttttgtGACTCGGACTCAGATTTGACTCCCGGTGAATGGATTTACTCTCAGGGAAGGCCTGGAACAGACAACAGTGTAAGCGTGTGAttgttttcaatcaaaataaaacGTAAAGAGTGTAGTTTTACCGgggttaaaataattttttgagaGGGGAGTGAATTTTGCGCTTTCAAGTTTCAGTTATTGTCTCGAGCTAAGGTCAATAGTTGGGCAGAGCTTGTGAAGAATCCAGCTCATTGTGGTGACCAATCAGGTATCAAGAATTTGGTCATGTGGCTTTAAATACGCGCGTTTAAATAAATCCGTTAAATATCTGCCAAAAATGGCTGAGACAAGTAACTGCACAAAGATTCACATGACCGAAGGAAAATGTGAAAACGAAAGCCTTGATTTGGAAGATGCATTTGACCAAGACTTTTGGCTCAAGGTAGGATGGTGTACGTAATCATAACAGATACGACAAGTTTTATACGCTCTGGTGTGCCACGTCACTTTTTTCGTGTAGCAGTTGTTTGCCAGCTTCATGTCGAATTCCACAAGAGTAATTTCTGTTGTACTTCTCAAAAGAATGACGTCAAAGCTGATAATTGAGGCAGAGCATATTTTTATCGCTTGACCaatatttgttaattttttttattttgccgttttcttttttaattcaaacgGATCCGATAATTGACAATTAAGCGGCTGAACCGAAGAGAATTGCGCCATTGCTAGGCACCACTTTgaccaaattaattttttccaatCCTTcctattgtttaaaaaagtctCGATTTTGTTTGGgcattttttcattgaaaaagcTCAGTTTGTGTGCTGCAACGAAAAGGTACCGGTATTTCGCCAGGCGTAaacagtttaaaataaaaataaagagaagtgggtactgaaacaagtaatttcttaaaaaaaGCATTATTTGATTGTTGCGTTGTAATACTGATCAAGAACTTGCGAGAGTGACAGCTTAAAAGTTAACGGTTAATCTGAACATAGTACAATTTAAGCACTTTAAAgtctttttaatttcaactaCAGAAtcgtaatttttcttttacttggGTACAAAATATGAACattattgttctgtacaacTCCTCTGTCTCGAAGCAGGTTTTGATATTTTAGGCCTAGTGGCCTTAATTTTCCACAACTTCTAAAATTTGTAGTAATTCTTAATGTGCAGATCTCAAGCCAAGGTAGACCAAATATGTGAAGGATCTGGAGTATTTAGCTTTTTGAGACATGAGAGGAACTAGTAATTTAGCTGCTTCAACTACAAAATGACTTACATAATGTAGTATTTGCAGCTCATGTATGGTGTTCATTCAAAGGTGGAAGAAAAGTTTAGCACAATGACTGGGATGTCCTGGAACAGAGCCATGGACGAAGTGCGCATTGAACGATTAATGGCAAAGTATGGCAAGAATGCTCTCCTAGTTATAATTAAAGATTGGCCAGCTTGTGAGAAGTACAAAGGCAGACCAGAACTGGTAGCTAGCCTAGAATATCTGGTATGCATGATAAAGTTTACTCAAATTCTTATGCAGGTATTATGACACATTGAATGCAAAATAACTAGTATAAATAAACTAACTTATAAATGAAACAACTGCTTCCTAGGGGGATTTCTTATAGGATATGGTGCAAATAGTGTGAATGAACTGTTTGGGAAAGGGGATGGCACATATTGTacaaaagcaagaaaagaatATGTTTGGAAACCCCATAAGGTTAAGGTTTACCCCAGAATTTCAGATTTGAAGCATTACACCTTTTCTAAATggccactcctccttcctttaATTCTACATTCTACTTTTAATAGTTATTCAATTTATCATGTACATTATTGGATATACATGTTGAATGGAGTGTGTCCACCATCCAGAAACTTAAATGCATGCCAACATTTTCCAGGGATGTGACAGAGGGGGTGGGTCTTAGAAGTGGG is a window from the Acropora palmata chromosome 14, jaAcrPala1.3, whole genome shotgun sequence genome containing:
- the LOC141866635 gene encoding uncharacterized protein LOC141866635, whose protein sequence is MTVSLPEEKLNKLKEQTLSLSRKPQCSIRELAHVIGLIVSSFPAIKPARLYYRDLEVCNIAALSSSDGDYNAIVYLSQLARDSLRWFVVNSHLYNGTRISKPSKVMTMTTDASRLGWAVVCDGVSSSGLWSSKEQAMHINWLELSAVLFGVKCFVHSHNCLVKVFCDNSTAVTYINNLGGMVPSLHAVSKSIWEWCFAHHCVLEAFHIPGSSNLQADSLSRQYNRNLEWKLHPTVFKWISNSLFVPDIDLFASRLNFQTSVYVSWCPDPGAWAVDAFSFCWREFKPYIFPPFSLLGRILTKLKVEEVPDALVIAPWWPTAHWYPPLLQLLVQRPILLPQWDELLTLPQEDFIHPLKDVMRLAAWHVSGITYRSEEFLQGQPAMCSSHGVQGQKSSTQRLGNVFVAGVIGNREILFKQI